Proteins found in one Aquibium microcysteis genomic segment:
- a CDS encoding GGDEF domain-containing protein has translation MRLHRSETAFFVFMALILVTCVLLLFAFRALSAPHFDDAPAHELAGRLLFGGAVLNAAAIVFGLFFIFPLIRTQVREEGKLRAMTETLSARSVTLEHAALTDGLTSMHNRRYFDDALREYLAEFQRIGKPVGLMILDLDNFKAVNDTHGHDVGDEVLRQVANCLREFTRYHDVAARLGGEEFAVVAPNLDEDMLGKLAERIRTAISQLTVTTGNVTLRVTTSVGLAVWDRSESADEFFRRADRKLYQAKRLGRNRVCA, from the coding sequence ATGCGCCTCCATCGATCGGAAACGGCCTTCTTCGTCTTCATGGCGCTGATCCTCGTCACGTGCGTCCTGTTGCTGTTCGCTTTCCGCGCGCTGAGCGCCCCCCACTTCGACGATGCCCCCGCCCACGAACTCGCCGGGCGTCTGCTGTTCGGCGGAGCGGTCCTCAATGCCGCCGCCATCGTCTTCGGCCTGTTCTTCATCTTTCCGCTGATCCGCACCCAGGTGCGCGAGGAAGGAAAGCTGCGGGCCATGACGGAAACGCTGAGCGCCCGCTCGGTGACGCTGGAACACGCCGCGCTGACCGACGGACTGACCAGCATGCACAATCGCCGCTACTTCGACGACGCCCTGCGGGAGTATCTCGCCGAATTCCAGCGCATCGGCAAACCGGTCGGGCTGATGATCCTCGACCTCGACAACTTCAAGGCCGTCAACGACACGCATGGGCACGACGTCGGCGACGAGGTTCTGCGCCAGGTGGCGAACTGCCTGCGCGAGTTCACGCGCTACCACGACGTCGCGGCGCGTCTCGGCGGCGAGGAGTTCGCCGTGGTGGCCCCCAATCTCGACGAGGACATGCTGGGCAAGCTCGCCGAGCGCATCCGCACGGCCATCTCGCAGCTGACCGTCACGACCGGCAACGTCACGCTGCGCGTCACCACGAGCGTCGGACTGGCGGTGTGGGACAGGAGCGAGAGCGCGGACGAGTTCTTCCGCCGCGCGGATCGCAAACTCTACCAGGCGAAGCGTCTCGGCCGGAACCGCGTCTGCGCCTGA
- a CDS encoding DUF4424 domain-containing protein: MKRAAVTFLLVLAATAARANDSTAELGAGGLVLSRSDVVEMAREDLFLSREAVRVDYVFRNRSDADVSSIVAFPMPDIEANPYLNVSIPFDAGDDFLGFSVSVDGRVVAPALEQRAFAVGIDVTQDLVARGIPLFPYGGAAEAALAQLPQDVVDGWLTRGIVVIEEYDDGSGMKRVVSPFWRLATTYWWRMTFPAGRDVAVSHRYTPSVGSSAGLTFFGDGRIGGGNHADYQARYCMDAGFEKAVLKAAKASPDGYPRLFETRLSYILRTGGNWASGTIGDFRLTVDKGDPKNLVSFCGQGVTKTGPSTFEMRATDYYPEKNLEILILEPVDPQPSSGG; the protein is encoded by the coding sequence ATGAAGCGCGCCGCCGTCACTTTCCTCCTCGTTCTCGCGGCGACCGCCGCACGGGCCAACGACTCGACCGCCGAACTCGGGGCCGGCGGCCTCGTCCTGTCGCGCAGCGACGTCGTCGAGATGGCCCGCGAGGATCTCTTCCTGTCGCGCGAGGCGGTGCGGGTCGACTACGTCTTCCGCAACCGCTCCGATGCGGACGTCTCCTCCATCGTCGCCTTTCCGATGCCCGACATCGAGGCCAATCCCTATCTGAACGTATCGATTCCCTTCGACGCTGGAGACGACTTCCTCGGCTTCTCGGTCTCCGTCGACGGCAGGGTCGTGGCGCCTGCGCTGGAGCAGCGCGCCTTCGCCGTCGGCATCGACGTGACGCAGGACCTCGTCGCGCGCGGCATCCCGCTGTTTCCTTACGGCGGAGCGGCGGAGGCGGCGCTGGCCCAGCTGCCGCAGGACGTCGTCGACGGCTGGCTGACGCGCGGCATCGTCGTCATCGAGGAATATGACGACGGGTCGGGCATGAAGCGCGTGGTGAGTCCGTTCTGGCGGCTCGCCACGACCTACTGGTGGCGGATGACGTTTCCCGCCGGACGGGACGTGGCCGTCTCGCACCGATACACGCCGAGCGTGGGCTCCTCCGCCGGGCTCACCTTCTTCGGCGACGGGCGTATCGGCGGCGGAAACCATGCGGACTACCAGGCCCGCTACTGCATGGACGCGGGCTTCGAGAAGGCGGTTCTGAAGGCGGCGAAGGCCTCGCCGGACGGCTATCCGCGCCTGTTCGAGACGCGGTTGTCCTACATCCTGAGGACCGGTGGCAACTGGGCCTCCGGAACGATCGGCGATTTCCGCCTGACGGTCGACAAGGGCGACCCGAAGAACCTCGTCTCCTTCTGCGGGCAGGGCGTGACGAAGACGGGGCCGTCCACCTTCGAGATGCGGGCGACCGACTACTACCCCGAAAAGAACCTGGAGATCCTGATCCTGGAACCCGTCGACCCGCAACCTTCCTCGGGAGGCTGA
- the miaA gene encoding tRNA (adenosine(37)-N6)-dimethylallyltransferase MiaA: MSVATSDIETVSPRDGIVPLRNATLIAGPTASGKSLLALEIARLTGAQIVNADSMQVYGVLRVLTARPSAAEEAGQPHHLYGHVPPSVAHSAGQWLREVTDLVAGAAAGGGRFVFVGGTGLYFRALTGGLSEVPPVPPAIREGWRTRLASEGAAALHALLSARDAEAAARIGHADGQRIIRALEVLEATGRPIGHWQAMRGPSLIDPATARCLVIAPDRALLRARIDARFDAMVEAGALEEVRALLALGLDPALPAMKAIGVPELAGHLLGSTTLEAALERAKAATRQYAKRQETWFRHQLGPEWHRITDLQGEVSAARVFSATT, translated from the coding sequence ATGAGCGTGGCGACCAGCGACATCGAGACGGTTTCTCCGAGAGACGGCATCGTGCCGTTGAGGAATGCAACCCTGATAGCCGGGCCGACCGCGAGCGGCAAGTCGTTGCTGGCCCTCGAGATTGCACGTTTGACGGGTGCGCAGATCGTCAACGCCGATTCCATGCAGGTCTACGGTGTGCTCCGCGTGCTGACGGCACGGCCGTCCGCCGCGGAGGAAGCCGGGCAGCCGCACCATCTCTACGGTCACGTGCCTCCCTCGGTCGCCCACTCTGCCGGCCAGTGGCTGCGCGAGGTGACCGACCTCGTCGCCGGCGCCGCAGCCGGCGGCGGGCGTTTCGTCTTTGTCGGCGGCACCGGGCTTTACTTCCGCGCGCTCACCGGCGGCCTGTCCGAGGTGCCGCCTGTGCCGCCTGCGATTCGGGAAGGGTGGCGCACGCGGCTCGCGTCCGAGGGCGCCGCGGCTCTCCACGCGCTGCTCTCGGCCCGCGACGCCGAGGCCGCCGCGCGCATCGGCCATGCCGACGGCCAGCGGATCATCCGCGCCCTCGAGGTCCTGGAGGCGACCGGCCGGCCGATCGGTCACTGGCAGGCGATGCGGGGACCGTCGCTGATCGACCCCGCGACCGCGCGCTGCCTCGTCATCGCGCCGGACCGGGCGCTCCTGCGCGCGCGCATCGACGCCCGCTTCGACGCGATGGTGGAGGCTGGCGCGCTCGAGGAGGTGCGGGCGCTGCTGGCACTCGGGCTCGATCCGGCGCTGCCCGCCATGAAGGCGATCGGCGTTCCGGAACTGGCCGGCCACCTTCTGGGATCGACGACGCTGGAGGCGGCCCTCGAGCGGGCGAAGGCCGCCACCCGCCAATATGCCAAGCGGCAGGAGACCTGGTTCCGCCACCAGCTCGGACCCGAATGGCATCGAATCACGGATCTGCAGGGCGAGGTGTCCGCGGCGAGGGTATTCTCCGCTACGACCTAA
- a CDS encoding DUF2065 domain-containing protein — MRDLIDALGLVLVIEGLIYGGFPSLARRLASNVLDMSDDTLRYGGIAAVAVGVGIVWLVRG, encoded by the coding sequence ATGCGCGACCTCATCGATGCCCTCGGTCTCGTCCTCGTGATCGAGGGCCTCATCTATGGCGGCTTTCCCTCGCTTGCCCGCCGGCTCGCCTCCAACGTGCTCGACATGTCCGACGACACCTTGCGCTATGGCGGCATCGCCGCCGTGGCGGTCGGCGTCGGCATCGTCTGGCTCGTCCGGGGATAA
- the serB gene encoding phosphoserine phosphatase SerB, which produces MSLVATLISSPAAASLTREVADSASRAIGARAPRFLADGIACDIDLPEDTDAAGAEARLREALAGLPLDMAVQPARGRRKRILIADMDSTMIDQECIDELAAEVGLKDHVSAITRRAMNGEIAFEPALRERVALLEGLPLSVIDKVIAERITLASGGRQLVATMRRHGAWTALVSGGFTLFTGPVAERLGFDEHQSNTLLTKDGVLAGAVADPVLGREAKAEALTAIAARLGVTTEDAVAVGDGANDLAMIGLAGMGVALHAKPAVAAQARYRIDHGDLTALLYLQGYSSADFAS; this is translated from the coding sequence ATGTCGCTGGTCGCCACGCTCATCTCCAGCCCCGCCGCCGCATCGCTGACGCGGGAGGTCGCCGATAGCGCGTCCCGTGCCATCGGCGCAAGGGCGCCGCGCTTCCTGGCCGACGGCATCGCCTGCGACATCGACCTGCCGGAAGATACGGACGCGGCCGGGGCCGAGGCGCGGCTTCGCGAGGCCCTGGCTGGCCTGCCGCTGGACATGGCCGTGCAGCCGGCGCGGGGACGCCGCAAGAGAATCCTGATCGCCGACATGGATTCCACCATGATCGACCAGGAGTGCATCGACGAACTCGCGGCGGAAGTCGGTCTCAAGGACCACGTCTCGGCCATCACGCGGCGGGCCATGAACGGAGAGATCGCCTTCGAGCCGGCGCTGCGCGAGCGCGTGGCCCTGCTCGAGGGACTGCCGCTCTCGGTGATCGACAAGGTGATCGCCGAGCGGATCACGCTGGCGTCCGGCGGGCGGCAGCTCGTCGCGACGATGCGCCGGCACGGCGCATGGACGGCGCTGGTTTCCGGCGGCTTCACGCTGTTCACGGGCCCGGTGGCCGAGCGGCTCGGCTTCGACGAGCACCAGTCGAACACGCTCCTCACGAAGGACGGCGTCCTGGCCGGCGCCGTCGCCGATCCCGTGCTCGGGCGCGAGGCGAAGGCGGAGGCGCTGACGGCGATCGCCGCTCGCCTCGGCGTCACGACCGAGGACGCGGTTGCGGTGGGAGACGGTGCGAACGATCTCGCCATGATCGGCCTCGCCGGCATGGGCGTGGCGCTGCACGCCAAGCCGGCAGTGGCGGCGCAGGCCCGATACCGCATCGACCACGGCGACCTCACCGCCCTCCTCTACCTCCAGGGATACTCCTCGGCCGATTTCGCCTCATGA
- a CDS encoding dihydrofolate reductase, with the protein MTAIAIHVAVAENGVIGREGDMPWRLSADLKRFKAQTMGKPVIMGRKTFESIGRPLPGRLNVVVTRNAAWRAEGVEVVGSLDDALTLARIRGRCLPAGDEICIIGGGEIYGQAMGSADRLHVTHVLAAVDGDTRFPAIDPAVWRAVSEEQHPAGPRDSHPTRHVLYERAGTPANAHR; encoded by the coding sequence ATGACCGCGATCGCGATCCACGTGGCCGTGGCCGAGAACGGCGTCATCGGCCGCGAGGGCGACATGCCGTGGCGGCTGTCCGCCGACCTGAAGCGCTTCAAGGCGCAGACCATGGGCAAGCCGGTCATCATGGGCCGCAAGACCTTCGAGAGCATCGGCCGGCCCTTGCCAGGGCGGCTGAACGTGGTCGTGACGCGCAATGCCGCCTGGCGTGCCGAGGGGGTGGAGGTGGTCGGCTCACTCGACGACGCGCTCACGCTGGCGCGCATCCGCGGCCGCTGCCTTCCCGCAGGCGACGAGATCTGCATCATCGGCGGCGGCGAGATTTACGGGCAGGCGATGGGCAGTGCCGACCGGCTGCACGTCACCCATGTCCTCGCTGCGGTCGATGGCGACACGCGTTTCCCTGCAATCGATCCCGCGGTCTGGCGTGCGGTTTCCGAGGAGCAGCATCCGGCCGGGCCGCGCGACAGCCACCCGACCCGCCACGTCCTCTACGAACGCGCGGGAACGCCCGCCAACGCGCATCGTTAG
- the hflC gene encoding protease modulator HflC, translating into MSNRLPIIAAIVAVIAIIAYSSFFVVNERQQAIVLRFGEIVDVKSEPGIYFKLPFGFVEADNVQMIEDRIMRFDLDDIRVQVSGGKFYEVDAFVLYRIDNPRVFRQTVSGSVTLAEQRLRTRLDAALRRVYGLRGFESALSEERTSMMLEVRDQLRPDATSLGLAIQDVRIRRTDLTQEVSQQTYDRMSAERLAEAERLRARGREAAARIRARADREVVEIIAEARRESEILRGEGEAQRNAIFADAFQRDPDFFDFYRSMAAYSEALQGSGTSMVLSPDSEFFRYFGNDAGRRSNTGATGAAAAGGSGSPLPAAPAVEPAVPAVEPAAPAAPAAN; encoded by the coding sequence ATGTCGAACCGGCTTCCCATCATCGCCGCGATCGTCGCGGTCATCGCCATCATCGCCTACTCCTCCTTCTTCGTCGTCAACGAACGCCAGCAGGCGATCGTGCTGCGCTTCGGCGAGATCGTCGACGTCAAGTCGGAGCCGGGCATCTACTTCAAGCTGCCCTTCGGCTTCGTCGAGGCGGACAACGTCCAGATGATCGAGGATCGCATCATGCGCTTCGATCTCGACGACATCCGCGTCCAGGTCTCGGGCGGCAAGTTCTACGAGGTCGACGCCTTCGTCCTCTACCGGATCGACAATCCGCGCGTCTTCCGGCAGACCGTTTCGGGCTCGGTGACGCTCGCCGAACAGCGCCTGCGCACCCGCCTCGACGCGGCCCTGCGCCGCGTTTACGGTCTGCGCGGCTTCGAATCGGCGCTGTCGGAGGAACGCACCTCGATGATGCTCGAGGTCCGCGACCAGCTCCGGCCCGATGCCACCTCGCTCGGCCTCGCGATCCAGGACGTCCGCATCCGCCGCACCGATCTGACGCAGGAGGTCTCGCAGCAGACCTACGACCGCATGTCGGCCGAACGTCTCGCCGAGGCAGAGCGTCTGCGGGCCCGCGGCCGCGAGGCGGCTGCGCGTATCCGCGCGCGGGCCGACCGCGAGGTCGTCGAGATCATCGCCGAGGCGCGCCGTGAATCGGAGATCCTCCGAGGCGAGGGCGAGGCCCAGCGCAACGCCATCTTCGCCGACGCTTTCCAGCGCGACCCGGACTTCTTCGACTTCTACCGCTCGATGGCAGCCTATTCGGAGGCATTGCAGGGAAGCGGCACGTCGATGGTTCTGTCGCCCGACTCCGAGTTCTTCCGCTATTTCGGCAATGATGCCGGGCGGCGGTCGAACACCGGGGCGACGGGGGCAGCGGCGGCAGGCGGCAGCGGCAGCCCTCTGCCGGCGGCGCCGGCGGTCGAGCCGGCCGTTCCGGCGGTCGAGCCCGCAGCCCCCGCAGCCCCCGCAGCCAACTGA
- a CDS encoding DegQ family serine endoprotease yields MMLKRFLPAVRGLAFAAAAASLLAQTAGPAMAQQAGPASVADLAEGLLEAVVNISTSQNRGSAGEEAVPMPQLPEGSPFQDFFDEFFKDRGGDAMPRRVQSLGSGFVIDAEQGIIITNNHVIADADEIEANFSDGSKLKAELVGRDTKTDIAVLKVDPTKKKLKAVPFGNSGAIRIGDWVMAIGNPFGLGGTVTVGIVSARNRDINSGPYDDFIQTDAAINRGNSGGPLFNMNGEVIGINTAIISPSGGSIGIGFSIPSDLAVGVIAQLREFGETRRGWLGVRIQPVTDDIAESLGMATAEGALVAGVIKGGPVDNGIIQAGDVIIRFDGRPVREMRDLPRIVADSPVGKEVDVVIVRKGEEQVVKVTLGRLEDGEQMAENEAGDAEEGEAVATAAVLGMTVGAIDDAARERFGIVPDVSGVVITEVAPNSAAADKGITAGEVITEIAQESVSSPQQVVDRIAALKEQGRRNALLMLSSKTGELRFVTLRMD; encoded by the coding sequence ATGATGCTCAAGCGGTTCCTGCCGGCGGTGCGCGGACTTGCCTTTGCGGCCGCGGCAGCCTCCCTGCTGGCGCAGACGGCCGGTCCGGCCATGGCGCAGCAAGCAGGACCGGCCTCCGTCGCCGACCTCGCGGAGGGGCTTCTGGAAGCGGTGGTCAACATCTCGACCTCGCAGAACCGCGGCAGCGCCGGCGAAGAGGCGGTGCCGATGCCGCAACTGCCGGAGGGCTCGCCCTTCCAGGATTTCTTCGACGAATTCTTCAAGGATCGCGGCGGCGACGCCATGCCGCGCCGCGTGCAGTCGCTCGGGTCCGGTTTCGTGATCGACGCCGAGCAGGGCATCATCATCACCAACAACCACGTCATCGCCGATGCCGACGAGATCGAGGCGAACTTCTCCGACGGCTCCAAGCTGAAGGCCGAACTCGTCGGACGCGACACCAAGACCGACATCGCGGTGCTGAAGGTCGACCCGACGAAGAAGAAGCTGAAGGCGGTCCCGTTCGGCAATTCCGGCGCCATCCGCATCGGCGACTGGGTGATGGCCATCGGCAATCCGTTCGGCCTCGGCGGCACGGTGACCGTCGGCATCGTCTCGGCGCGCAATCGCGACATCAATTCCGGCCCCTATGACGACTTCATCCAGACCGATGCCGCCATCAATCGCGGCAATTCCGGCGGCCCGCTGTTCAACATGAACGGCGAGGTGATCGGCATCAACACCGCCATCATCTCGCCCTCCGGCGGCTCCATCGGCATCGGCTTCTCCATCCCCTCCGATCTTGCCGTCGGCGTGATCGCCCAACTGCGCGAATTCGGCGAGACCCGCCGCGGCTGGCTGGGCGTTCGCATCCAGCCCGTCACCGACGACATCGCCGAGAGCCTCGGCATGGCCACGGCCGAAGGCGCGCTGGTCGCCGGCGTCATCAAGGGCGGACCGGTCGACAACGGCATCATCCAGGCCGGCGACGTCATCATCCGTTTCGACGGCAGGCCGGTGAGGGAGATGCGTGACCTGCCGCGGATCGTCGCCGACAGCCCGGTCGGCAAGGAAGTCGACGTCGTCATCGTCCGCAAGGGCGAGGAACAGGTGGTCAAGGTCACGCTCGGCCGTCTCGAGGATGGCGAGCAGATGGCGGAGAACGAGGCGGGAGACGCCGAGGAGGGCGAGGCCGTGGCCACCGCAGCGGTGCTCGGCATGACAGTCGGTGCCATCGACGACGCCGCACGCGAACGCTTCGGCATCGTGCCCGACGTGTCCGGCGTGGTGATCACCGAGGTCGCGCCGAATTCGGCCGCCGCGGACAAGGGCATAACCGCCGGCGAGGTGATCACCGAGATCGCCCAGGAATCGGTGTCCTCGCCGCAGCAGGTGGTCGACCGGATCGCCGCGCTGAAGGAGCAGGGCCGCCGCAACGCGCTGCTGATGCTGTCGTCCAAGACCGGCGAACTGCGCTTCGTGACGCTCAGGATGGATTGA
- a CDS encoding GNAT family N-acetyltransferase, translating into MTPLLTERLILRNWEDRDRALFHRINSDDSVMEFFGFRRTRAGSDAMMDRMKCDIATRGYGFCAAEIAATGETIGFVGLNTAALPGILPDDAVEIGWRLAPEFWGKGYATEAARAWLTFAFRTLGLDEVLSFAVWTNVRSIAVMKRIGMSRIEDGDFDHPRVAAPSLNPHVLYGMCRDVWEDMQA; encoded by the coding sequence ATGACCCCCCTCCTGACCGAGCGCCTCATCCTGCGGAACTGGGAAGATCGCGACCGCGCCCTCTTCCACCGCATCAATTCGGATGATTCGGTGATGGAGTTCTTCGGCTTCCGCCGCACCCGCGCCGGCTCGGACGCCATGATGGACCGCATGAAGTGCGACATCGCCACGCGCGGCTATGGCTTCTGTGCCGCCGAAATAGCCGCGACCGGAGAGACGATCGGCTTCGTCGGGCTGAACACGGCCGCCCTCCCCGGCATCCTGCCGGACGACGCGGTCGAGATCGGCTGGCGCCTGGCGCCGGAGTTCTGGGGAAAGGGCTACGCGACGGAGGCTGCCCGCGCCTGGCTCACTTTCGCCTTCCGCACGCTTGGCCTCGACGAGGTGCTGTCCTTCGCGGTCTGGACCAACGTGCGCTCGATCGCCGTGATGAAGCGCATCGGCATGAGCCGCATCGAGGACGGCGACTTCGATCATCCGCGTGTGGCAGCACCGAGCCTCAATCCGCACGTCCTCTACGGAATGTGCCGCGACGTGTGGGAGGACATGCAGGCCTGA